The following nucleotide sequence is from Carboxydothermus pertinax.
CTTCCGTGCAGGCAAAAGCCCGGCGGGGGTGACCATCGGCATGGTCAGGACTTATTAAATGTTTTTCTACCAAAACTTGTCGTTCTATAGGAGCTAATGACACCAATTTAAAAAACTCAGTCTTGCCAAATTTTTGTTTAAAGCTCCTACTGGAAATTGCCTTTTCAATCTCTTTAGTGACGTTGTTTGCCGTATTTTCATCCATTAAATGGGGAAAAGGAATATCTTTTAAGTTTCGGGCAAGCCTGATACGGCTTGACACTACAATATCGGCATCAGACCCAGTACCAGCCATCCAGGGTGAAAAACTATTGGTTAAAAGATTCATTTCCTCGCCCCCTAATCTTTTAACGATGCTTCTAACTCTCTAATTTTATCTCTAAGTTCCGCTGCTTTTTCAAATTCTTCTCTACTTACTGCTTCGTTTAAGGCTTTCTTTAAATTTTCAATTTCTCGCAAAACCTTAATCTTACCACCGGTTTTAGCAGGAAATTTTCCCCGATGCTCAGCACTACCATGGATTTTCCTTAAAGCTTGTTCTACCCGGTCTTTAAAAGTCTCATAGCATTGACTACAACCTAAAAAGCCTGAATTAATAAATTGCTCTTCGGTAAGTCCACATACAGGACATTTTTTCCTTTCGCCAACATTTCCAGGAATCCCAAATTCACTTAACACATCTTGCCCCATTAGGCCTTTTAATAAATTTTGAAAAGTTAATTGAGGTGAAAAGTTAAAACTTAATGTATGTCCTAATTCTTGCGCACATTGAGTGCAAATATTCATTTCCGTTTTCTGTCCGTTTATTACCCGGGTAATATGCATGGTAGCGGGGTTTTTCCCGCAACGCTCACATAACATTTAATTCCCCTCCTCCGCATAAAGAACTCCTGCTAACATACTTTTTAGAAGGCGTGCCCTTAACTCATCCCTATAGGGAAGAGGCACCTGCAATACTTTGCGGTCTACTACACTATTAAATATCTTTCTTTCTTTATCATTTATACTCCCTGATTCATATAACGCTTTTATTATTTCTCGGGCTTTACTTTCAGAGATAGCATCACCAATTGCTTCAAAAATTC
It contains:
- a CDS encoding UvrB/UvrC motif-containing protein produces the protein MLCERCGKNPATMHITRVINGQKTEMNICTQCAQELGHTLSFNFSPQLTFQNLLKGLMGQDVLSEFGIPGNVGERKKCPVCGLTEEQFINSGFLGCSQCYETFKDRVEQALRKIHGSAEHRGKFPAKTGGKIKVLREIENLKKALNEAVSREEFEKAAELRDKIRELEASLKD